The Sporomusaceae bacterium DNA segment CCGCAGGCGAAAAACTGTGATATTTTATATCTGTATATTTTTCTGTAGAAATTTGCGACCAACCCGGCACGTACGATCCGAGGAGGAGTAAACCCATGGGCAGCATGTCGCCTATCCATCTCGATAATTACAAACCGCTCCGCGAAGTCGTCTTCGATGTCCTGCGCAACGCCATCACCAGCGGCCTGCTGCAGCCTGGGGAACGTCTAATGGAAAACCAGCTTGCCGAGCAGCTCCGGGTGAGCCGCACCCCCGTCCGCGAGGCGATCCGCAAGCTGGAGCAGGAGGGGTTTGTCGTCATGGCGCCCCGTCGCGGCACCTATGTCGCCGACATTTCCATCCGCGACATCAATGAGGTGTTCGAGATCCGCTCCGCCCTCGAAGTGCTGGCAGCCGGCCTGGCAGCCGAACGGATCGGCGAGGACGACCTTGAGCATCTGGAACGGCTGCTGGTGGAGATCGGCGAATATATCGAGAAGGGTGACACGGCGAAAATTGTCGAGGCTGACTGCCGTTTCCACGATATCCTCTACGGCGCCACCAACAATAAAACGCTGGCCGCCATCATCAGTAATCTGCGGGAAAAGCTGACCGTCTTCCGGACCATTTCCTACGGCTACCCCGGCCGAGCGAAGCGTTCGCTGGAGGAACACCGTCGCATCGTCGAGGCGCTGGCGCGTCGTAACCCGACCATCGCCCAGCAGTTGGCCCGCAAACACATGGACAACGCCGAACAGACGCTGCTGCTGCACATGAGCGAAAAGAACCAGGAACGTCGCAAGGCCGGCGAATAGGATAATAAGCAAAAAGCGACCGCGCAGTTCAATAGCGCAGGTCGCTTTTTCATCTCGTTTTTAGGCCTGTTCGTTGGATGCGAGAAAGACCAGCCCTTCGACGAATTTCTTGACGTTGATCTTGCCGTGGTACGGGCTTTTGCCCTGGACGAAATTCATCTCCTGACGTACCTCGCTGAAGTCGAACAGGGCGGTGCTGTATGTCTGGAAGCGGTCGTTGTGATAATCCTCGATACCGACGTTGGCCATGTTTTGGAGCGCTTTGGCGATAGCCCGGCGGACGCGCTGCTCGATGGTCTTGGTGTCCTGGCCGGCGTCCTGGGCCATCTGCTGATAGATCTCGTTGAGCTGGTAGGGCGAATCGTCTGTCAGGCGATCGCTGGCGGCCAAAAGCTTCGCCATCTGGTAGATGCTCTTGGCCCCGACCTCGCCGAGGATGCCGAGGTCGGAGAATACTTTGTAGAGCACGCTTTTCGGGGGGCGGCGCTCCGCTGCCGGCGCGGCCGTTCCGGCAGCCGGCGCATACGGGGCTGTGGCCTGGGAGATGAGAGACATGGCTTTTTTTAGCTCGCGACTCTCCCTGACCTTGTTGATGACGGTGATGATCTCGGATACGTTGACCGGTTTGTGGATATAGAACTCGATGCCGTGTTGGTAGGCCTGGGTTATCATCGGCTGGCTGCGCGATTCGGAAATCATTATGCACGATACGTTCAGACCCTGCTCTTTGAGCTTGCGGATGAGTTCCACTCCGTCCTGTCCGGGCAGCAGCAGGTCGATTACAGCGATGTCCGGCCGATGCTCGGCGATGAGCTTTTCGGCCGCCACGCCCTCGGCGCTTTCGGCCACAACCGTTCCCAGGTCATTTTGCTCGATGATGTTGCGGATTATTTTGCGAATACTGACATCATCGTCGACGACAACAAACCGTAACGACATCAGGCTCCTCCTTCTCCCGCCCATTCGCCGGGCAGCGCTATACTCCGCATAGGCAGCGTCACCGTAAACGTGGTAAGGCGTCCGGTCCCCGACCCGACTTTCACCGTCCCCGATAACATTTCGGTGAGATTCTTAACATGGGACAGCCCGAGCCCGGTGGACATTTTGCCGGTAACGGGGCAGAACTTGGTCGAATAGCCGACCTCGAACAGCAGGTCGAAATCCTCCGCCTTGATACCGCATCCGTTATCTTCAACGGCGAAGACTATTTCCCCTGCCGCCGCCCGCTCGGTCACCCTTATCATGCCGGTGTCGCCGCAGGCTTCGATGGCGTTGATTATGAGGTCGTCGAGGATGGATACGATGGCGTAGTGATGGTCGGTGACAAAGTCGAATTCGTGTTCGAAGGAGATGGTGATGTTCTTGTCGATGCCGGTCAGATAGCGCCTGGTGTTCTGTTCAATGATGAAAAATATCTCCGCCAGGCTAAGTCCGTGGAGGGTGGACGAGGGATGGAGGATATTCTCGATGCCTGTCACCACACGGGAATAATCCTTCTTCACTTCATGGATGTTGCGGGCGACCGCCAGGGCCTGAGCAGCATCGGGATCGGCGCTGTCGCGGGCGTAAAGCCTTTTGTAAAGCCAGTAGCTGTCTTCCATGACCTGTTCGATGTCCTGTGAGGATTTCTTGAGATAGTAGAGCTCGGCTTTGAGCTGGGCGATCATGACGGTCAGTGCGGTGTAGCGGGCCACCTGCTCTTCGGCCAGAACGAATGTCTGATAGCGCCTGAGAGCGTAGTAAGCGCCGACGGCCAGAACGGCGCGCAGCACAGCCACCCCCACCAGACTGGAGAAAACATTTTCGGGATTGCCCTTGAGGGGGTCGCCGCGGGTGAGAAGTTCGACGAGGTTGCTGAAAACGTCGCTGACGCTGAGCAGGAGGATAAGGGCAGGGAGGTTGTCCACCATGCGGCGGATGCCGAGGGCCTGAAAACAGGCTCCATAGGAGATGTAATAGATGATCGACGGCGAGTTGATCAGTACGACATCGATGAATCCTACCGGGTCGAAGGTCAGTTGGAAGGCGCTGCGGCCGACGGTGATCGCTATCCCGGAGAGGATTGCGGTTGTAAAGACGGGCAGGCGGGGGAAATAGAGAAGCAGCGTCGCCAGAACGGCTACGCTGACCGTGAAGCGGAAATGGGTATGGAAGGGGTAGATGTAGGCCAGGCCGGCCAGCCCTACCAATAATACGACTACCAGAATGGACTTATACTCCCGTCTGACGATCCGAATCAATTCCACTGCCATCGTGCTCCGTCCCATAAGCATGATTCACCGGAGGCCCGGCGCTCACAAAATCATATCTCTATTATCTCGGCCGCGACTTTGCCGTCCGCGATCACCAGCACGCCGCAACTGGGCGGATGACCGCCGCGGGGGTGGACGGCGCCGCCGGGATTGAACAGCAGCACGCCGTCATGCCGGCTGATGTCCGGGACGTGGGAATGTCCATATATGACCACATCGACGCCGTATTGGCGTCCCCACCACAGCAGTTCGCCGCTACGCTCCTTGGCGTTGTAGCGGTGCCCGTGGGTCAGCCAGATTTTCCGGTCGCCGGCCTCGATGAACTCGTCTATTTTGGCGTCGGTGACGCCGTCGCAGTTGCCGGCGACCGCGGTCACCGGCAGACCGGTCAGGTCGGCGAGGCGGCGGGCGTCCTGGCTGTAGTCGCCGGCGTGCAGCCACATGTCCACTGGCCCGGCCGCCGCCACGGCCCGCCCGATCGCCGCCTGCGAACCGTGGCTGTCGCTAATCACGCCTATTCTCATTGTAATACCTCGCCAGCGTAGTCGCCATGTTGCGGAGCGCCTGCCCGCGGTGGCTGACGGCGTTCTTGTCCGCCACCGTCATCTCGGCCAGCGTCTTTTCGGCGCCGGGCATGTAAAAGAGGGGGTCGTAGCCGAAGCCGCCCGTACCCCGCGGTTCTTTGAGGATGGTCCCTTCGCAGGTGCCTTCGGCGGTCAGCAGCGCCCCGTCGGGGTCGATGTAGGCCAGGACGCAGCGGAAGCGGGCGGTTCGCCGGTCGTCGGGCACACCTTCGAGTTCGGCCAGCAGTTTGGCGTTGCAGTCGGCATCGCTGGCTTCGGGGCCGGCGTAGCGGGCGGAATAAACGCCGGGCGCCCCGCCCAGCGCGTCGACCTCAAGCCCCGAGTCGTCGGCCAGGCACGCCCGGCCGGTATTGAGGGCGTAGTGGGTCGCCTTGAGGATGGCGTTGGCGGCGAAGGTGTCGCCACTTTCCACCGCCTCCGGGACTGCGGGGAAGCTGTCGAGGGCCAGCACCTCGACCGGCAGGGCGGCGAGGGCGGCGGCGATTTCCGTGACTTTTCCCTTGTTGCGGGTCGCTACTACTAACGCCGTCATGCCCGCCCGATCCTCCAGGCCAGTTGGCCCAGCACGTCTTTCTGATAGTCGATGAGCTCGGCGACGCCTTTTTCGCCGGCAGCCAGCATTAGCTTGAGCTGATCCTTGCTGAAGGGCGCTTTCTCGCCGGTGCCCTGCACCTCCACGAAATGGCCTTCGCCGGTCATGACGAGATTGAGGTCGACATACGCCCTGGAGTCTTCCTCATAGCACAGGTCGAGCAGCACTGCGCCGTCGACGACGCCAACGCTGACGGCCGCGAGGAAGTCGATCACGGGAAAGGGTTTTTCGGGGGCGTAGAATGTGTTTACGGCGTCGACCAACGCCACGTATGCGCCGGTGATCGAGGCGGTGCGGGTGCCGCCGTCGGCCTGGACGACGTCGCAGTCGATGGTGACAGACCGTTCGCCGAGGGCCTTGAGGTTGGTGACGCTGCGCAGCGCCCTGCCGATGAGACGCTGGATCTCGTGGGTTCGGCCGCTGGGTTTGCCTTTGGCCACCTCGCGGACGTTGCGCACCTGGGTGGAGCGCGGCAGGAGCGAGTATTCGGCTGTCACCCACCCCTCGCCCATTCCCTTGAGGAAGGGCGGCACCTTCTCTTCGACGCTGGCGGCGCAGATAACCTTGGTGTCGCCGAACTCGACCAGTACCGAGCCCTCAGCGTATTTCAGATAGTTGCGGACGATTTTCACCCGGCGCAGATCAAGGGCCTGGCGGCCGTCGCTTCTTGTCATAGTGTTGCCTCCCCGCGGGCTAGACCCGCTCCAACGAATCGTTTTCCTTGTCCTGGATGATGTAGTGCCGATATTTCCCCTGGCGTTTGGCAGCCAGCACCGCGTCCTTGGCGCCCTGCCGGCACGTCGGGCAGGGCTCGCGCGGCACGACGGCGGCGAAAGCCGACTGGTAGCCGCAGCGATGTCCCTCGGCTTCGCTGGCGACGGTGAGGTAACCGTGGCAGTGGGGGCAGAGGCGCAGTTTTTCAACCTGCTGTTCGCTGATGCCGCTGTCGTCGTAGTAGATGCCCCTGCGACGCGTCCAGAAGTCGCCTGCCTTCGCGGCCGCGGCGTTGCCCAGCGGCTCGCGGTCCCGCCATAGGGCGGTCTGTTTGGCAACGAGTTCCCTAAGGTAAGCCCGGGCGCCGCCCGTGAGGCCGCGCGGCGCGGCGGCAATATCCGGCTCTACCACCCGGCTGTAGTCGAGGCCGGCCATGGCGAGGATGATGCCGGTGTTGACATACGGCAATGCGTCCTCGATAGAGTAGCCGCCTTCGAGAACGGCGACGTCGGCTTTAAGCTTGGCGGCCAGCGAGGCGTAGCCCTGGGCGGTGATGGCCATGTTGGCCAGGGGGTCGCTGTAATGGTTGTCCTGTCCGGCCGAGTTGATGACGATGTCGGGGCGGAAGTCTTCCAGCACCGGCAGAATCAGGTTGTCGAGCACGTAGTGGAGCCCCTCGTCGGTCGTGCCCGGCGGCAGGGGCAGGTTGATGGTGGCGCCGATGGCGGGCGGGCTGCCGGCTTCGTCGGTGAAGCCGCTGCCTGGGTAGAGGGTGCGGCCGTCCTGATGGAAGGAGATGAACAGCGTGTCGGGGTCGTGGTAGAAGATATCCTGGGTGCCGTCGCCGTGGTGAACATCGGTGTCGACGATTGCCACCCGCCGCACGCCATGGTGTCGCCGCAAATGCTCGACCATGACTGCCTCAATGTTGATGGTGCAGAAGCCGCGCGTACCGTGAACCACCCGCATGGCATGGTGTCCGGGCGGCCGCACGAGAGCGAACGCCCGCGCCACTTCGCCTTTTATCACCGCTTCGGCGGCGGTTATCGCCCCGCCGGCCGAGACAAGGTGAGCGTCGGTGATATGCGAGGCGATATCGGGCACGCCGATATGGACCCGGTCGGCGTCGCGGAGGGTCGCTAGGCGGGGCTTGTATTCGCGGATGCCGGGCATGTCGAGCAGGCCTTCCTCCACGATTTGGTCGCGGGTGTAGAGCAGCCGCTCCTCACGCTCGGGGTGGGTCGGCGTCAGCGCCCAGTCAAACGCCGGGAAGAAGACGAGACCGAACGGTTTGACGGCCATCACGCTCCCTCCTCGACGGCGAAGACGCCGGGTTTTATCTGCAGCCGGCAGGCGATGATCTTGCCGGTGGTGCTAAACCCTCGCACAAGGTTGAATTCTTCGTCATAGACCGATTCGACGTCCGCCACCGGGATGCCGGCCGCAGCGGCGCGCTCGGCCAGGTGGCGGGCCGCCAGCTCCCGCGCGTCGGCGAGGCCGAAGCGGCGGGAAGGCAGCGCGGACCTGAGGCCGAGCTCGGCGACGGTGTAGTAGCCCTGGGCGGTGTCGGCGCGGAGGGTTACCTCGATCGTCGGCCGGGCCACAGCCGCGCCGACCGCGTTGGCCACCATCGCGCCCGCGGGCACGGTGCAGCAGACGCCGAGGCGTTCAGCCACCAAGGGTGCGAGGCCTTCGGCCGCACCGCCCACTCCGACGAGAGCGGCAGGCTGGGGCCGCCGGTCGCGGACGGCGTCTTCCACCCGGTAGACGGGCTCGGCGGCGCGTTCGTCGATCATATTTTCGATGGCGGCGTATATGGCATCGGCCGCAGCGCCAAGCACGGCCCGCGCCGTGTCCTGCACGCTCTCGCCGTCGGCTGCCGTAAGCCGCATGGCCTCCCCGGCCTTGTCCTTGTCGCCGAAATCGGCCGCACCGGCGACGATCATCGCGTCGGATACAGTGGGGACGGGGCCGCCCAGCGCCATCGCCGGGCCCCGTCGTTCGGGCCCGACGGCTATACGGCCGCCTTCCCGGCGGACAAAGCTGTCGCCGCCCACGCCGATGGAGCGCAGCCAGAAGGACCTGACAGCTGTCGGGTAATCGCCGATTTTCGCCCCCCGTTCGGCGAACAGCGGTGCACCATCGCGCCATAAGGCGATGTCGGTCGTGGTGCCGCCGATGTCGAGGGATACTGCTTCACCGCGCGGCGCCGCAAGCGCCATGATGCCGAGAACGCTGGCAGCCGGGCCGGTGAATACCGCTTCGACCGGCCGCTCGCCGGCCGTCGTCAGCGGCATGGTGCCGCCGTCGGCTTTGAGGATGTACAGCGGTGCGGTCACGCCGCGACCGGCCACAGCCGCTTGCGCCGCGCGGGCGAAACGGCCGAAGTGGCGCCAGGTGGCGGCGTTGTAATACGCCGAGTTAGCCCGTCGCCAGAAGTTGAGCGAGCCGGCGACGGCCGAGCCGAGGGTTATGTGGGCAGGGGCCGCGTATCGGCGCAGCCATGCGGCCACCGCCTGCTCATGGGCAGGGTTGCGGACGGCGAATTTGCCGGCGACCGCGAAAACTTCGCAGTCCGCCAGGCCGCGGCAGGCGACCGCGACCTCCGCCTCATCAGGCGGCGCCGTTTCGCGGCCACGGTGGTCGATATAGCCTGATAATAGCCAGGGTCGCTCGGGCACGAGCGAACTGATGTCCATACCAGGTCCGGGAAGAAGGAGGAGCCCTGCCCGCTCCAGTCGCCCTTCGACGACCGCGTTGGTGACAATGGTCGTGGACAGGGCCACGCGCCTGATTCCGGCGGCGTCAACCCCGGCAAGCACCCGGTCGAGGGCATCGAGTATGCCGTGCAGCAGGTCGTCGTGGGTGGTCGGCGCCTTGGCCTGAGCCAACACCTTACCCCCGGACACCACAACTGCGTCGGTGTACGTCCCGCCGACGTCGATGCCCAGCAGCATGGCCTTCCCTCCTTCCCCTTGACGGACGCTTCTGAACGTCCTATCCTTCTTTCGCCAATAACGTCATAGCGTGGACGGCGCAGCCGATCGCCCCGTTCAGCTGCGGCCTCTCCGGCACCACAACTTTCACGCCCATTTCCTGTTCGATGATCCGCGGCAATGCTTCGCCGATGGCAACTCCGCCGGTGAAAACGACGGTTTCGCCCGCGCCGGTAAGGGCGGCCAGCATCGGCCGCACCCGTTTGAAGATGGTATAATTGACTCCGGCCGCGAGTTCGGGCACCGTGTAGCCTTCAACGATGCGGCCGATGAGTTCCGATTCGCCGAAGATCGCGCAGGTGGCGCTGAGTTCGACCGGATTATCGCTATGACGGCTGAGTTCTTCCAGGCTTATCCCCAGCACCGCGGCCATATTCTCCAGGTAGCGCCCCGTGCTGGCGGCGCATTTGTCGTTGGTCTGAAAGTCGACCATCTTGCCTCGGCGCACTTTGATGACCTTACTGTCCTGTCCCCCCAGGTCTAGGAGGGTGAAATCGGTCAGTCCCGTCTGCCATACGGCGCCGATGGCGTGAGCCTTAAGCTCGGGGATGACGGTAGCGCCGGCAATGGCCAGCGTGTTGCGGCCGTAGCCGGTGGCGACCACCGCCTCGCTATCCTCAAGGCCGAGGGCGGCGAAGTCGACCGCCATCTCTCCATTTTTGCGCCGGCCGTAGTCGCGGTAGAACTCGACCGTCTCCAGAACCTTCTCGGTCATTATGCATCCGTCAGCCATCAACACGATCTTGACGCTGCGGCTGCCGAGATCAATTCCGCACAACATCGGCCTCACCTCAGCATTTCCAGAAAACTGTCGAGCCGCAGGCGGGTACGGGCGTCCACCTTGCTGGGCTTGTCGCCCTCAATCGTGAGAATGGGCACATCCAGCTTCTCGCGGAAAATCATATCCTCGATCTGACGGAAACAGAAACTTTGCACATAATGGATGATCCCGTCGATATTGCGGCGCTCAATCTCGCGCCGGATGTCTTCGATGCGCCCGAAGACGCCGTAGGGGTATGTATAGAGCCTGTACTGCTCGACGATGTCGTCGGTGGCGAAGGGCATGGCGAATTGGCGCTGCACCTCGTTGTACACAATCCGCGCCCCCATCTTTTCGATGTAGTCGTAAAGGTCGGTAAGAATGGGGGGCACGCCGATAAAGCCGAGGCGAACGTCCTCGGCGTATTCGGCTGCGTTGCCGGCGGCGGCCAGGAAAGCGTCCGCCTCCTGCTCGAAGACGTTGACATCGCCGTTGAAGTCGCTGCAGCTCACCTGATAGAGATGGTTGTGCCAGCCGCTGACCGTCCCTTCCTGCCAGGTGAGACGGTCGATCTCGGCCACCTTGGCCCTTACGGCGTCGAGACGGCGCTTGACGGCGTTGACTGCATCCCAATTCGTGCCAAGGCTGGCCGTGAGCTTCTCCATTTGCAGCTTCAGCAGGTCGTAGTCGCGGTCGAAGGGGTACGCGAACGGGATAGTTCTGACGCCGGCCAGTTCGTAGGTCTCCATCAGGGCATGGGTATTGCTGCAGTCTCCCTGCGTGACGGCGATAACAGTGTCGATATCGCCGCCCTGAACGACGACGGAATACAGCCCCTTGATCCAGCCGCAGATATTGCGGGGATAGCCCGCTTCCTCCGCGGCTTCGGTCAGCCGTACAGCTTCAGGGTGGCTTATGAGGATGTTGTTGAGGTCCACCGGCGTGTGCCCGGCGGCAAACACGATCTCCGCCGGTATGGTGGTGGTAATGCCGATTTTCGCCATAACGACTCCTCGGTTCTTATATAACAGCGTAGCGACCGTTCAGAAGTGCCCGGATGCAAGGCGCACCGGAAGAGCGCGCCGCGACGCGTACTACGGGCGTACGCTAGCAAGCGCTCTGAGGAGCAACGCCGCAGATGGGCGCTTATCAACGGGCGCCTAATTATCCGGCTGCCAGCTCTCGGGCGGCCTGGGCGTAGTTTTTGATTACCACGATCGGCGTCCGCTGGCTGGCGTTGCCGAAGGGGTTGTCGATAAGTATC contains these protein-coding regions:
- a CDS encoding GntR family transcriptional regulator, whose product is MGSMSPIHLDNYKPLREVVFDVLRNAITSGLLQPGERLMENQLAEQLRVSRTPVREAIRKLEQEGFVVMAPRRGTYVADISIRDINEVFEIRSALEVLAAGLAAERIGEDDLEHLERLLVEIGEYIEKGDTAKIVEADCRFHDILYGATNNKTLAAIISNLREKLTVFRTISYGYPGRAKRSLEEHRRIVEALARRNPTIAQQLARKHMDNAEQTLLLHMSEKNQERRKAGE
- a CDS encoding response regulator, yielding MSLRFVVVDDDVSIRKIIRNIIEQNDLGTVVAESAEGVAAEKLIAEHRPDIAVIDLLLPGQDGVELIRKLKEQGLNVSCIMISESRSQPMITQAYQHGIEFYIHKPVNVSEIITVINKVRESRELKKAMSLISQATAPYAPAAGTAAPAAERRPPKSVLYKVFSDLGILGEVGAKSIYQMAKLLAASDRLTDDSPYQLNEIYQQMAQDAGQDTKTIEQRVRRAIAKALQNMANVGIEDYHNDRFQTYSTALFDFSEVRQEMNFVQGKSPYHGKINVKKFVEGLVFLASNEQA
- a CDS encoding sensor histidine kinase; translated protein: MAVELIRIVRREYKSILVVVLLVGLAGLAYIYPFHTHFRFTVSVAVLATLLLYFPRLPVFTTAILSGIAITVGRSAFQLTFDPVGFIDVVLINSPSIIYYISYGACFQALGIRRMVDNLPALILLLSVSDVFSNLVELLTRGDPLKGNPENVFSSLVGVAVLRAVLAVGAYYALRRYQTFVLAEEQVARYTALTVMIAQLKAELYYLKKSSQDIEQVMEDSYWLYKRLYARDSADPDAAQALAVARNIHEVKKDYSRVVTGIENILHPSSTLHGLSLAEIFFIIEQNTRRYLTGIDKNITISFEHEFDFVTDHHYAIVSILDDLIINAIEACGDTGMIRVTERAAAGEIVFAVEDNGCGIKAEDFDLLFEVGYSTKFCPVTGKMSTGLGLSHVKNLTEMLSGTVKVGSGTGRLTTFTVTLPMRSIALPGEWAGEGGA
- a CDS encoding metallophosphoesterase codes for the protein MRIGVISDSHGSQAAIGRAVAAAGPVDMWLHAGDYSQDARRLADLTGLPVTAVAGNCDGVTDAKIDEFIEAGDRKIWLTHGHRYNAKERSGELLWWGRQYGVDVVIYGHSHVPDISRHDGVLLFNPGGAVHPRGGHPPSCGVLVIADGKVAAEIIEI
- a CDS encoding XTP/dITP diphosphatase, which translates into the protein MTALVVATRNKGKVTEIAAALAALPVEVLALDSFPAVPEAVESGDTFAANAILKATHYALNTGRACLADDSGLEVDALGGAPGVYSARYAGPEASDADCNAKLLAELEGVPDDRRTARFRCVLAYIDPDGALLTAEGTCEGTILKEPRGTGGFGYDPLFYMPGAEKTLAEMTVADKNAVSHRGQALRNMATTLARYYNENRRD
- the rph gene encoding ribonuclease PH, which translates into the protein MTRSDGRQALDLRRVKIVRNYLKYAEGSVLVEFGDTKVICAASVEEKVPPFLKGMGEGWVTAEYSLLPRSTQVRNVREVAKGKPSGRTHEIQRLIGRALRSVTNLKALGERSVTIDCDVVQADGGTRTASITGAYVALVDAVNTFYAPEKPFPVIDFLAAVSVGVVDGAVLLDLCYEEDSRAYVDLNLVMTGEGHFVEVQGTGEKAPFSKDQLKLMLAAGEKGVAELIDYQKDVLGQLAWRIGRA
- a CDS encoding histone deacetylase — translated: MAVKPFGLVFFPAFDWALTPTHPEREERLLYTRDQIVEEGLLDMPGIREYKPRLATLRDADRVHIGVPDIASHITDAHLVSAGGAITAAEAVIKGEVARAFALVRPPGHHAMRVVHGTRGFCTINIEAVMVEHLRRHHGVRRVAIVDTDVHHGDGTQDIFYHDPDTLFISFHQDGRTLYPGSGFTDEAGSPPAIGATINLPLPPGTTDEGLHYVLDNLILPVLEDFRPDIVINSAGQDNHYSDPLANMAITAQGYASLAAKLKADVAVLEGGYSIEDALPYVNTGIILAMAGLDYSRVVEPDIAAAPRGLTGGARAYLRELVAKQTALWRDREPLGNAAAAKAGDFWTRRRGIYYDDSGISEQQVEKLRLCPHCHGYLTVASEAEGHRCGYQSAFAAVVPREPCPTCRQGAKDAVLAAKRQGKYRHYIIQDKENDSLERV
- a CDS encoding hydantoinase/oxoprolinase family protein — encoded protein: MLLGIDVGGTYTDAVVVSGGKVLAQAKAPTTHDDLLHGILDALDRVLAGVDAAGIRRVALSTTIVTNAVVEGRLERAGLLLLPGPGMDISSLVPERPWLLSGYIDHRGRETAPPDEAEVAVACRGLADCEVFAVAGKFAVRNPAHEQAVAAWLRRYAAPAHITLGSAVAGSLNFWRRANSAYYNAATWRHFGRFARAAQAAVAGRGVTAPLYILKADGGTMPLTTAGERPVEAVFTGPAASVLGIMALAAPRGEAVSLDIGGTTTDIALWRDGAPLFAERGAKIGDYPTAVRSFWLRSIGVGGDSFVRREGGRIAVGPERRGPAMALGGPVPTVSDAMIVAGAADFGDKDKAGEAMRLTAADGESVQDTARAVLGAAADAIYAAIENMIDERAAEPVYRVEDAVRDRRPQPAALVGVGGAAEGLAPLVAERLGVCCTVPAGAMVANAVGAAVARPTIEVTLRADTAQGYYTVAELGLRSALPSRRFGLADARELAARHLAERAAAAGIPVADVESVYDEEFNLVRGFSTTGKIIACRLQIKPGVFAVEEGA
- a CDS encoding acyl-CoA dehydratase activase — translated: MLCGIDLGSRSVKIVLMADGCIMTEKVLETVEFYRDYGRRKNGEMAVDFAALGLEDSEAVVATGYGRNTLAIAGATVIPELKAHAIGAVWQTGLTDFTLLDLGGQDSKVIKVRRGKMVDFQTNDKCAASTGRYLENMAAVLGISLEELSRHSDNPVELSATCAIFGESELIGRIVEGYTVPELAAGVNYTIFKRVRPMLAALTGAGETVVFTGGVAIGEALPRIIEQEMGVKVVVPERPQLNGAIGCAVHAMTLLAKEG
- a CDS encoding 2-hydroxyacyl-CoA dehydratase yields the protein MAKIGITTTIPAEIVFAAGHTPVDLNNILISHPEAVRLTEAAEEAGYPRNICGWIKGLYSVVVQGGDIDTVIAVTQGDCSNTHALMETYELAGVRTIPFAYPFDRDYDLLKLQMEKLTASLGTNWDAVNAVKRRLDAVRAKVAEIDRLTWQEGTVSGWHNHLYQVSCSDFNGDVNVFEQEADAFLAAAGNAAEYAEDVRLGFIGVPPILTDLYDYIEKMGARIVYNEVQRQFAMPFATDDIVEQYRLYTYPYGVFGRIEDIRREIERRNIDGIIHYVQSFCFRQIEDMIFREKLDVPILTIEGDKPSKVDARTRLRLDSFLEMLR